A window of Zingiber officinale cultivar Zhangliang chromosome 5A, Zo_v1.1, whole genome shotgun sequence contains these coding sequences:
- the LOC121981340 gene encoding protein DJ-1 homolog B-like, with product MATRHLLPLPFVYKTLPRSRSKSTTTALGSALRSFSSSTMASPLPPKKVLVPIAHGTEPIEAVITIDVLRRAGADVTVASAEKDIRVDACWGVKLVADALISDVASTTFDLISLPGGLPGSETLRDCGELESIVKKQAEGGGLYAAICAAPAVALGSWGLLKGLKATCYPSFIEKLPSDAILVESRVQIDGQVVTSRGPGTALEYSVALVEKLYGKEKADEVAGPMVLRDQHGVEFSFTEINPIPWKFDSSLQILVPIANGTEEMEATMIIDILRRAKANVVVASVEDKLEIVASRKVKLPADMLLDEAVKLQYDLILLPGGLPGAQAFSNSEKLIDLLRKQAESGKLYGAICASPAIVLEAHGLLKGKKATAYPALCHKLTDQSYSENRVLVDGNLITSRGPGTSMEFALAIVEKFFGRQNALDLAKTLVFI from the exons ATGGCCACGCGTCACCTCCTTCCTCTCCCCTTCGTCTACAAAACCCTCCCACGCAGCCGATCCAAATCCACGACCACCGCCCTTGGCAGCGCGCTGCGCTCCTTCTCATCTTCTACGATGGCGTCGCCTCTTCCTCCCAAAAAG GTCCTGGTCCCCATCGCCCATGGCACGGAGCCGATTGAGGCTGTGATCACTATCGACGTTCTCCGTCGCGCCGGAGCTGACGTTACTGTTGCCTCCGCCGAGAAGGACATCCGCGTTGATGCCTGCTGGGGGGTCAAGCTCGTCGCCGACGCCCTCATCTCTGACGTGGCCTCCACCACCTTCGATCTCATCTCACTTCCG GGAGGGTTGCCGGGCTCAGAAACTCTACGGGACTGCGGAGAGTTGGAGAGTATTGTGAAGAAACAGGCTGAGGGAGGTGGGTTGTATGCGGCGATCTGTGCAGCACCAGCTGTTGCGCTTGGATCCTGGGGTTTGCTCAAGGGACTGAAG GCAACTTGTTATCCATCATTCATTGAAAAACTGCCCTCAGATGCAATCCTGGTGGAGTCTAGAGTCCAAATAGATGGACAAGTTGTTACTAGCCGTGGACCAGGTACAGCTTTGGAATACTCTGTTGCTTTGGTTGAAAAACTTTATGGAAAAGAAAAGGCAGATGAAGTTGCAGGACCCATG GTATTGCGTGATCAGCATGGAGTTGAATTTTCATTCACTGAGATAAACCCTATACCATGGAAATTTGACTCTTCACTTCAG ATTCTCGTTCCAATTGCAAATGGCACGGAGGAAATGGAGGCAACTATGATAATAGACATTTTGCGCAGGGCAAAGGCCAATGTTGTAGTGGCATCAGTTGAAGATAAGTTAGAAATTGTGGCATCTAGAAAAGTGAAGCTGCCAGCCGATATGCTCTTGGATGAGGCTGTTAAGCTGCAATATGATCTGATTTTGCTACCT GGTGGCCTTCCTGGGGCTCAAGCATTTTCCAACTCAGAAAAGTTGATTGATTTACTCAGAAAACAGGCGGAGTCTGGTAAACTTTATGGGGCGATATGTGCTTCCCCAGCAATCGTCTTGGAGGCTCATGGCCTTCTTAAA GgcaagaaggctacagcatatCCAGCTCTGTGCCACAAACTTACAGATCAAAGCTACTCTGAGAATCGAGTTTTGGTAGATGGCAACTTGATCACGAGCAGAGGACCAGGGACATCCATGGAGTTTGCATTGGCCATAGTCGAAAAGTTTTTTGGTCGCCAAAATGCGCTTGATCTTGCAAAAACTCTAGTTTTCATATGA
- the LOC121981339 gene encoding protein CHUP1, chloroplastic-like, translating into MVAGKVKAAMGFQRSPAAAPKAESARWTSSASVPHKSSPGSAGQRAPPTPLPSSNPKTAAAFARSFGVYFPRASAQVQPRPPDVAELLRVVEELQETESRLRAQLMEQKILRETVAVVPSLEKEIAQKDDELARAGELIRRLEVEKRALRDEVEGLSSMIRSGEEEGRRREKMIADLEATLEELRKKTVLEHGIRESRPVVEGEEDGCSSAQRLQGLIDASVRSNLLKNLRKGPKSADIAGHDQGAQKSASGDETKAEEVHQEQRCCEKEEVSNLRLPRVPKPPPTRTITCNSSISSPALSSCSSSETTQIISTSKAPKLAALPPIPPPTPPAGPSPHTGVRPPPPPPPPPKRGSRSAAASVRRVPEVVEFYHSLMRRDSKKESSGGGQEVVSIVAASNPRDMIGEIENRSSHLLAIKTDVETQGDFIKLLIKEVEHAVFANIEDVVAFVKWLDDELSFLVDERAVLKHFNWPEHKVDAMREAAFGYCDLKKLESEASSFQDDPRQLCAPSSLKKMKALLEKLEQGVYNLSRLQENATHRYKRFGVPCEWMQENGCVSQIKLASVKLAMKYMKRVSTELQVIAGSLEEEELMLQGVRFAFRVHQFAGGFDAETMRAFQELKDKARVLLLQSQSQNQQKLYAGLQIGKFAAKQPIL; encoded by the exons ATGGTCGCCGGCAAGGTGAAGGCCGCCATGGGGTTCCAGCGTAGCCCTGCTGCGGCGCCCAAGGCTGAGAGCGCTCGCTGGACCTCCTCCGCCTCCGTTCCCCACAAGTCGTCTCCGGGCTCCGCCGGCCAGCGAGCGCCGCCCACTCCGCTTCCATCCTCCAACCCCAAGACCGCCGCCGCATTCGCCCGCTCCTTTGGGGTTTACTTCCCGCGGGCCTCCGCGCAGGTGCAGCCCCGCCCGCCCGACGTCGCCGAGTTGCTCCGCGTCGTGGAGGAGCTTCAGGAGACGGAGTCCAGGCTCCGCGCCCAGCTCATGGAGCAGAAGATCCTCCGCGAAACCGTCGCCGTCGTTCCGTCCCTCGAAAAGGAGATCGCACAGAAGGACGATGAGCTCGCTCGGGCCGGCGAACTGATACGGCGCCTGGAGGTTGAGAAGCGCGCGCTTCGCGACGAGGTCGAGGGTTTGAGCTCCATGATACGGAGCGGCGAAGAGGAGGGCCGACGGAGGGAGAAGATGATTGCAGACTTAGAGGCAACGTTGGAGGAGCTGAGGAAGAAGACGGTTTTAGAACACGGCATTCGCGAGTCACGGCCTGTGGTAGAAGGGGAGGAGGACGGGTGCTCCTCGGCCCAGCGGCTCCAAGGGCTCATCGACGCCTCGGTGAGGTCGAATCTACTCAAAAACCTTCGAAAGGGCCCAAAATCCGCCGACATTGCCGGTCACGATCAAGGCGCCCAAAAGTCTGCGAGCGGAGATGAAACGAAAGCCGAAGAGGTGCATCAAGAACAACGATGCTGTGAGAAAGAAGAGGTCTCCAACCTCCGACTTCCAAGAGTTCCGAAACCGCCCCCCACGCGCACCATCACCTGCAACTCCTCCATTTCATCACCGGCGCTGTCTTCGTGTTCTTCCTCCGAAACTACACAAATTATTTCGACGAGCAAAGCCCCCAAATTGGCGGCACTGCCGCCAATTCCACCCCCGACTCCACCGGCGGGGCCTAGTCCTCATACCGGAGTGAGACCGCCTCCCCCTCCGCCACCACCGCCGAAGAGGGGGTCCAGGTCGGCCGCGGCAAGCGTGAGGCGAGTGCCGGAGGTGGTGGAATTCTACCACTCCCTGATGCGGCGAGATTCCAAGAAGGAGTCCAGCGGTGGAGGCCAAGAAGTAGTCTCCATTGTTGCCGCCTCCAATCCACGCGACATGATCGGCGAGATCGAGAACCGCTCTTCCCACCTCCTCGCC ATAAAGACGGATGTGGAAACGCAGGGCGACTTCATCAAGCTGTTAATTAAGGAAGTAGAGCACGCGGTGTTCGCCAACATTGAAGACGTCGTCGCCTTCGTCAAATGGCTCGACGACGAGCTCTCTTTCTTg GTGGATGAGAGAGCAGTGCTGAAGCACTTCAACTGGCCGGAGCATAAGGTGGATGCCATGCGCGAGGCTGCGTTCGGCTACTGCGACCTCAAGAAGTTGGAGTCGGAAGCGTCGTCTTTCCAAGACGATCCTCGCCAGCTCTGCGCTCCCTCCTCTCTCAAGAAAATGAAGGCGCTGCTAGAGAA GCTGGAGCAAGGCGTATACAACCTATCACGTCTCCAAGAGAATGCGACGCATCGGTACAAGCGATTCGGCGTTCCTTGCGAGTGGATGCAGGAGAACGGATGCGTTAGCCAG ATAAAGCTAGCTTCGGTGAAGTTAGCAATGAAATACATGAAGAGGGTCTCCACTGAGCTGCAGGTTATTGCTGGCAGCCTCGAAGAAGAAGAGCTCATGCTGCAAGGTGTTAGATTTGCTTTCAGAGTACACCAG TTTGCAGGAGGCTTTGACGCTGAAACAATGAGAGCCTTCCAAGAGCTCAAGGACAAAGCTCGGGTTCTACTTTTGCAGAGCCAAAGCCAGAACCAGCAGAAGCTTTACGCAGGCTTACAAATTGGCAAGTTCGCAGCCAAGCAACCAATTCTGTAA